In the genome of Plasmodium chabaudi chabaudi strain AS genome assembly, chromosome: 6, one region contains:
- a CDS encoding LITAF-like zinc finger protein, putative, producing MFGFGKYGKGRLNEMNVLENEMADMNAKVSKSHHSNEVPKENKKGLKKMDGKMNHYNNGHGWKGKEQAANELAKKPLNCEHCNKHVHPLIQSYTPVFVYVLVILLFLFISFFTICLLPILYLTFKEKKYVCPICNRTLATSESSIKITRENKIITFQLQKFAIIISEKYLALFLLLIFLIFFFYILRISTNMNFDSLAKGPNISSTWIDYLDDCGNKSQFRNSFNTAYNFKKKYYGNTIRWEGNVVQIREGFFSSNVLYIKMNPSEYKNNRPDVMALFNDSLINQVQHLQQNDLISFECTLIQISRNKDPHTCLLWNVVLLKKRQNGNVGIINFVKHMSVFDIINHDTNLNPFFTHSKDDASEPEIVHTVDNDVDNNDSNLSGYPSNHSSDSIKVINLSSTIPKVSGVMVDNEYIVNVDADDIDALSNITGLNYINPNHVDYKEAVYKQVLNDIQLNGKAHPNMIYNDLYGNNEDMDKMGALDSKLKLSIEDMAGTPDHRNVIGIVNEVGIPYMDSKMFDTIYEHNSSVPYFNAEEHKIDVDTYHSLAGDPINLSSPNGQNVHNSDNVTISNTSAGNVDVNKNPDTSESSILYDRNVEAEQPTISNPTQIENSEQNQTNNVEIIINEGSNKNEDIPK from the coding sequence atGTTTGGGTTTGGTAAATATGGGAAGGGGAGGCTGAATGAAATGAATGTCCTCGAAAATGAAATGGCAGATATGAATGCAAAGGTGAGTAAGTCCCACCATAGTAATGAAGTACCCAAAGAGAATAAGAAGGGgctgaaaaaaatggacGGCAAAATGaatcattataataatggTCATGGATGGAAAGGAAAAGAACAAGCAGCAAATGAATTAGCTAAAAAGCCATTAAATTGTGAACATTGTAATAAGCATGTACATCCATTAATTCAATCGTATACTCCTGtatttgtatatgtattagtaatattattgtttttatttatttccttttttactatatgcttattaccaatattatatttaacttTTAAAGAGAAGAAGTATGTCTGTCCTATTTGTAATCGTACGTTAGCGACATCAGAAAGTTCAATTAAAATAACaagagaaaataaaataataacatttcAACTTCAGAAATTTGCAATAATTATATccgaaaaatatttagcattatttttattattaatatttttaatattctttttttacattttaagGATATCAACAAATATGAATTTTGATTCTTTAGCTAAAGGCCCAAATATATCATCTACATGGATTGACTATTTAGATGATTGTGGGAATAAATCTCAATTCCGTAATAGTTTTAATACTgcatacaattttaaaaaaaaatattatggtAATACAATAAGATGGGAAGGGAATGTTGTTCAAATAAGGGAAGGTTTTTTCAGTAGTAATGtgttgtatataaaaatgaatccatcagaatataaaaacaatagaCCAGATGTGATGGCACTTTTTAATGATTCGTTAATAAATCAAGTTCAACATTTACAACAAAATGATTTAATATCTTTTGAATGTACTTTAATTCAAATTAGTAGAAATAAAGATCCACATACTTGTTTATTATGGAAtgttgttttattaaaaaaacgtcaaaatggaaatgtgggtattattaattttgttaagCATATGTCAGtttttgatataataaatcatgatacaaatttaaatcCTTTTTTTACACATTCAAAAGATGATGCATCAGAACCCGAAATAGTTCATACCGTTGATAATGATGTAGATAACAACGATTCTAATTTGTCAGGTTATCCATCAAATCATTCATCAGATTCTATCAAGGTCATAAATTTATCATCAACGATCCCAAAAGTTAGTGGTGTCATGGTAGATAACGAATATATTGTTAATGTAGATGCAGATGATATAGATGCATTATCTAATATTACTGGATTGAATTACATAAATCCGAATCATGTTGATTATAAAGAAGCTGTGTATAAGCAAGTACTAAATGATATACAACTAAATGGAAAAGCTCACCcgaatatgatatataacGATTTATATGGCAATAATGAAGATATGGATAAGATGGGAGCATTGGATAGTAAACTTAAGTTATCTATAGAAGATATGGCTGGCACACCTGATCATCGAAATGTTATAGGCATAGTGAATGAAGTAGGTATACCATATATGGATAGCAAGATGTTTGATACTATCTATGAACATAATAGCAGTGTCCCCTATTTCAATGCAGAAGAACATAAGATCGATGTTGATACTTATCATTCTTTAGCAGGTGATCCCATCAATCTTTCTTCACCAAACGGGCAAAATGTGCATAACAGTGATAATGTAACTATTTCAAATACTTCTGCTGGTAACGTagatgtaaataaaaatcctGACACCAGTGAAAGCTCCATATTGTATGATCGAAATGTAGAAGCAGAACAACCGACCATTTCGAACCCAACACAGATAGAAAATTCAGAACAAAATCAAACTAATAATGTAGAAATTATCATAAATGAAGGATCTAACAAAAACGAAGATATTCCAAAATAA
- a CDS encoding DNA polymerase alpha catalytic subunit A, putative, with the protein MSNVFDKIRKQRSKECKATDFYEVKNQNDDIYEVVDEDGYMENRNSLKSFIVGDDKNYDSSDDVILETVDYSMITKRNVEKESKPKRNTQIDDFIREKKIQKIFSSGKLTKEEISKTRNIERMMEDNSTSSDSDGPYGKINLKRKTRDSCDSYYNNRHVQYNNSNNNIYSKTNNQIHKPQESSIYTKLVKDSKIDVDLTNDKTKNNLFNSDAEHNEEENGNADKKRKSEIGTDEPNKIVKTINSNTNFKDNIKQEQNINTINKNLENENNLKAFSPVDIGIEIGGEQKLDGINLKYENIDKENEHSGDEKNNVNESILKNKYEELIISEDTGYVNIYVFDICKHKNSIILFGRTLTKLKRYKSISIYIEDMDRCYYFLLNKNKKYIKDGIEITYEHEKYKNFIMLDFVSEFKKIREYHNIKMAKYKIVSRKNLNLSSSNDELYAKVLYSYNYDNISEQFAKGDTYSSFYCCNDDIVENFIIKKNMKMPCWIKVKDLKNNFSNNITYCYFDCTVSSKKNIFTLEKISEKKSNDTSNASSNNISANHSTNTGAIPDESLKKIDSNSSNNFIDIDLNKLVIKVVSVLNEENNHEILSICSLVDADGMKYINFFGICVKPNKKGQTPNINNNSNDNKNGIYPYNRNNCKIFPSEKLLLQAFLNKIRTIDVDIYIGYNILNFDLEFLIHRCHVNNIDPGFLSRKKKLKKTDKMKVNKFSGTNSTGSIYNIVQNIKGRLIVDIYALSKDTIKLTSYSMDEIIDGVRTKFQEKVKQQTSSNNVGTSNNNSTNQTNKNKSRENIPNVFKDFIVNDINLINCSNIHLYDSEQILENNLNTYINSQIFSIYEIYNVCNILQLIEKSRDLTKLSGYIWARSLLSYTSECVEYFLLHEYHKKKFITPIVVKKKQKIENDTNKSKNAAKYLGGLVLEPLCGYYDTYVLYLDFNSLYPSIIIEYNICFSTFNMKNYLASSDSTSKELQEEIEKKNIINYDESDVNQLDNKEEPVGDLSNIDYFDKTKPGILPSILKQLVEKRAFIKKLIASEKNKEKKELLLVQSLSIKLISNSIYGCLGNTHNRFYAKYIASYITQKGRNLLQHTKFKVEKEFNLTVIYGDTDSIMIDTGIKSSDINNYKESLKLAHTIKNNINKNYKKLELDLECIFSKLLLLKKKKYACAKVIDPNLGKYEYEMKGINFIKRDFCKISKLIGNELLRIIFSNKEYKPAQPNATTSSLNHADDLSIQNDLSEQIHEYLRSIYHRIQNDEFDLEHYVITKKLTKNVHEYQEKNSLGHVLVAERMIKDGYNICVNKEIQYCVCTNEDALKFYNKGNEKLNSSLCCFSISEIKKYNLKIDKDYYIRNQILLPINRLCEYIEGTNVEKISSCFNIYNVKEIKTEEQNEESYLETNVLSLLSESEERFKNIHLKGFLTCHNCSHNIKPVIFIKYFRCNKCLSLLAIEQIRNYIFSFIDHLCSTFYKQMYICNSCLVKTRRVFLKDYNNCPNLNCDNPKNALKPILSKKYIYSILEYFLYLLKGNLLVIPPKLHETGDATSENKADAKSENKTDTKSENKTDSKSVDEPEEYATDVNVSVFISDGYKTHILNKDQLIKNNKKNGFKIESYDNICRNKELNLSITKGLQMKFPNISNFITYLNLKNNTFCINYNDERNTIRESIQNIIQNDIYSQIFFDNIFSVFHLSIASKVSKL; encoded by the exons atgagtaatgtttttgataaaataaggAAGCAGAGATCAAAAGAATGTAAGGCAACAGACTTTTATGAg GtgaaaaatcaaaatgatgatatatatgaagTAGTCGACGAAGATGgatatatggaaaatagAAATTCGCTAAAAAGTTTTATTGTTGGAG acgacaaaaattatgattcAAGCGATGACGTGATATTAGAGACGGTCGACTATAGCATGATCACCAAAAGAA ATGTCGAGAAGGAAAGCAAGCCTAAGCGAAATACCCAAATCGACGATTTCATtcgtgaaaaaaaaattcaaaaaatattttccagCGGTAAATTAACTAAAGAAGAGATATCCAAAACACGGAACATCGAGAGGATGATGGAAGATAATTCCACATCAAGTGATAGTGACGGTCCATAtggtaaaataaatttaaaaagaaaaacaagAGACTCTTGTGATTcgtattataataataggCATGTACAATATAacaatagtaataataatatttatagcaaaacaaataatCAAATTCACAAACCTCAAGAAAGTAGTATCTACACTAAACTTGTTAAGGATAGTAAAATTGATGTAGATTTGACaaatgataaaacaaaaaataatctttTTAATTCTGATGCAGAACAcaatgaagaagaaaatggaaatgctgataaaaaaagaaaaagtgAAATTGGGACTGATGAACCAAACAAAATCGTAAAGACTATCAATTCTAACACCAATTTTAAAGACAATATTAAACaagaacaaaatattaatactataaataaaaatctagaaaatgaaaataatttaaaagcCTTTAGCCCAGTAGATATAGGAATAGAAATTGGGGGTGAACAAAAGTTAGATggaataaatttaaaatatgaaaatatagataaagaaaatgaacaTAGCggagatgaaaaaaataatgtaaatgaaagtatattaaaaaataaatatgaagaaCTAATAATAAGTGAAGATACAGgttatgtaaatatatacgtCTTTGATATATGTAAGCATAAAAATagcattatattatttggtagaactttaacaaaattaaaaaggtaCAAAAgtataagtatatatattgaagATATGGATAGATGctattactttttattaaataaaaataaaaaatatataaaagatgGAATTGAAATTACATATGAgcatgaaaaatataaaaattttattatgctCGATTTTGTGTctgaatttaaaaagatTAGAGAatatcataatataaaaatggcaaaatataaaatcgtttcaagaaaaaatttaaacttATCATCAAGTAATGATGAACTATATGCAAaagttttatattcatataattatgacAATATTAGTGAACAGTTTGCTAAAGGAGATACTTATTCCTCTTTTTATTGTTGCAATGATGATATAgtagaaaattttattattaaaaaaaatatgaagatGCCTTGTTGGATTAAAGTTaaagatttaaaaaataatttttctaataatataacatattgttattttgaTTGTACTGTTAGttcaaagaaaaatatatttactttagaaaaaatttctgaaaaaaaatccaaTGATACATCTAATGCATCTTCTAATAATATCTCGGCCAACCATTCTACAAATACTGGTGCAATACCTGATGagtctttaaaaaaaatagacaGCAATAGTTCAAACAACTTTATAGATATCGATTTAAATAAGCTTGTTATAAAAGTTGTATCAGTTcttaatgaagaaaataatcatGAAATATTAAGTATATGTAGTTTAGTGGATGCAGATggaatgaaatatattaatttttttggaaTATGTGTTaaaccaaataaaaaaggacaAACAccaaatattaataacaattcaaatgataacaaaaatggaatatatccatataatagaaataattgtaaaatatttccaaGTGAAAAGCTATTATTACAAgcctttttaaataaaataagaacAATAGatgtagatatatatataggatataatattttaaattttgatcTCGAGTTTCTAATACATAGATGTcatgttaataatattgatcCTGGATTTTTAAgtagaaagaaaaaattaaaaaaaacagataaaatgaaagtaaataaatttagtGGGACCAATAGTACTGgatctatatataatattgtgCAAAATATTAAAGGACGACTAATAGtagatatatatgcattgtCTAAAGatacaataaaattaacTAGCTATTCTATGGATGAAATAATTGATGGAGTAAGAACAAAGTTTCAAGAAAAAGTAAAACAACAAACAAGTTCAAATAATGTAGGAACATCAAATAACAATTCTACTAACCaaacaaacaaaaataaatctcGTGAAAATATTCCGAATGTATTCAAAGATTTTATAGTCAAcgatataaatttgataaattgTAGTAACATACATCTATATGATTCCGAAcaaattttagaaaataatttaaatacttATATAAACAGTCAAATATTtagtatatatgaaatatataatgtatgtaacattttacaattaattgaaaaaaGTAGAGActtaacaaaattaagtGGATATATATGGGCAAGAAGTTTATTATCTTACACTAGTGAATGTGTTGAATATTTTCTACTACATgaatatcataaaaaaaaatttattacacCAATAGtcgttaaaaaaaaacaaaagataGAAAATGATACTAACAAATCAAAGAATGCAGCAAAATATTTAGGAGGTCTCGTTTTAGAACCTCTATGTGGATATTATGATACATATGTACTCTATCTCGATTTTAATAGTTTATATCCATCAATAATTatagaatataatatatgcttCAGCACttttaatatgaaaaattatttagcATCTTCAGATTCTACATCTAAAGAATTACAAGAagaaatcgaaaaaaaaaatataataaattatgatgaGTCAGATGTAAATCAATTAGATAATAAAGAGGAACCAGTTGGTgatttatcaaatattgattattttgataaaacaaAACCAGGTATTTTACCATccattttaaaacaattagTAGAGAAAAGagcatttattaaaaaattaattgcaagtgaaaaaaataaagaaaagaaagaaTTACTTCTTGTTCAATCATTGTCTATAAAATTGATTAGTAATAGTATTTATGGTTGTTTAGGAAATACACACAATCGATTCTATGCTAAATACATTGCATCATATATTACACAAAAGGGAAGAAACTTATTACAACACACCAAATTTAAAGTTGAAAAAGAGTTTAACCTTACAGTAATATATGGTGATACAGATTCAATTATGATAGATACTGGAATCAAATCATcagatattaataattataaagaatcattaaaattagctcatactataaaaaataatataaataaaaattataaaaaattagaatTAGATTTAGAATGTATTTTTAGTAAACtacttttattaaaaaaaaaaaaatatgcttgTGCTAAAGTTATTGATCCTAATTTaggaaaatatgaatatgaaatgaaaggtataaattttataaaacgagatttttgtaaaatttcAAAACTTATTGgaaatgaattattaagAATTATTTTCTCAAACAAAGAATACAAGCCTGCTCAACCAAATGCAACCACCTCTTCCCTTAACCATGCTGACGACCTTTCAATTCAGAATGACCTTTCGGAGCAAATCCACGAGTACCTCCGTTCCATCTACCATCGCATCCAAAACGACGA GTTCGACCTTGAGCACTACGTGATCACCAAAAAGCTGACGAAGAACGTCCACGAGTACCAGGAGAAAAACTCGTTAGGACACGTACTGGTAGCAGAACGAATGATAAAAGATGGATACAACATATGTGTAAATAAAGAGATTCAATATTGTGTATGTACAAATGAAGAtgcattaaaattttataataaaggaaatgaaaaattaaatagttCATTATGTTGTTTTAGTATtagtgaaataaaaaaatataatttaaaaattgataaggattattatattcgcaatcaaatattattaccTATAAATAGACTGTGTGAATATATTGAAGGAACAAatgtagaaaaaatatcatcatGCTTCAACATATACAAtgttaaagaaataaaaacagaAGAACAGAATGAAGAATCATATTTAGAAACAAATGTTTTGTCATTGCTAAGTGAATCGGAAGAacgatttaaaaatattcatttaaaagGTTTTCTTACTTGTCATAATTGTTCCCATAATATAAAGCcagttatatttatcaaatattttagatGTAATAAATGTTTATCACTCTTAGCAATCGAACAGAtaagaaattatattttctcatTCATTGATCATTTGTGTTCtacattttataaacaaatgtatatatgcaacTCATGCTTAGTAAAAACACGAAGAGTATTTTTAAAGGACTATAACAATTGCCCGAACCTCAATTGTGATAATCCAAAGAATGCATTAAAACCAATTCtgtcaaaaaaatacatcTACTCGATTTTAGAATATTTCCTATACCTCCTCAAAGGAAATCTACTTGTCATACCACCGAAGTTACACGAAACCGGAGATGCAACGTCTGAAAATAAAGCAGATGCAAAGtctgaaaataaaacagaTACTAAGTCTGAGAATAAAACAGATTCCAAATCTGTGGACGAACCAGAGGAATATGCAACAGATGTTAATGTGTCTGTATTTATTAGTGATGGATATAAaacacatatattaaataaggatcaactaataaaaaataataaaaaaaatggctttaaaattgaatcatatgataatatttgtagaaacaaagaattaaatttaaGTATTACTAAAGGTTTACAAATGAAATTCCCAAATATctcaaattttataacttatcttaatttaaaaaataatacattttgCATCAATTATAATGATGAAAGAAATACAATCAGGGAATcaattcaaaatattatacaaaacGATATCTATtctcaaatatttttcgataacattttttcagTTTTCCATTTATCCATTGCTTCGAAAGTTTCCAAACTATAG